In Equus caballus isolate H_3958 breed thoroughbred chromosome 28, TB-T2T, whole genome shotgun sequence, the following proteins share a genomic window:
- the MGAT3 gene encoding beta-1,4-mannosyl-glycoprotein 4-beta-N-acetylglucosaminyltransferase, whose product MKMRRYKLFLMFCMAGLCLISFLHFFKTLSYVTFPRELASLSPNLVSSFFWNNAPVTPQASPEPGSPDLLRTPLYSHSPLLQPLPPSKATEELHRMYFVLPEDTTEYFVRTKAGGVCFKPGTKMLEKPPLGRPEEKAEGGDGGSSARGPARHLLSARERAGGRGGARRKWVECVCLPGWHGPSCGVPTVVQHSNLPTKERLVPREVPRRVINAININHEFDLLDVRFHELGDVVDAFVVCESNFTAYGEPRPLKFREMLTNGTFEYIRHKVLYVFLDHFPLGGRQDGWIADDYLRTFLTQDGVSRLRNLRPDDVFIIDDADEIPARDGVLFLKLYDGWTEPFAFHMRKSLYGFFWKQPGTLEVVSGCTVDMLQTVYGLDGIRLRRRQYYTMPNFRQYENRTGHILVQWSLGSPLHFAGWHCSWCFTPEGIYFKLVSAQNGDFPRWGDYEDKRDLNYIRGLIRTGGWFDGTQQEYPPADPSEHMYAPKYLLKNYDQFRYLLDNPYQKPKSAEEAGQRNKGPEGRPSARGKLDTVEG is encoded by the coding sequence ATGAAGATGAGACGCTATAAGCTGTTCCTCATGTTCTGTATGGCCGGCCTGTGCCTCATCTCCTTCCTGCACTTCTTTAAGACCCTGTCCTATGTCACCTTCCCCCGAGAACTGGCCTCCCTCAGCCCGAACCTCGTGTCCAGCTTCTTCTGGAACAATGCCCCCGTCACGCCCCAGGCCAGCCCGGAGCCGGGTAGCCCGGACCTGCTGCGGACCCCACTCTATTCCCACTCGCCCCTGCTCCAGCCGCTGCCGCCAAGCAAGGCCACGGAGGAGCTCCACCGCATGTACTTCGTGCTGCCCGAGGACACCACCGAGTATTTCGTCCGCACCAAAGCCGGGGGCGTCTGCTTCAAACCAGGTACCAAGATGCTAGAGAAGCCCCCCCTGGGGCGGCCAGAGGAGAAGGCGGAGGGGGGCGACGGGGGCTCCTCGGCCCGGGGCCCGGCCCGGCACCTGCTGAGCGCCCGGGAGCGCGCGGGCGGCCGCGGGGGCGCGCGGCGCAAGTGGGTGGAGTGCGTGTGCCTGCCGGGCTGGCACGGGCCGAGCTGCGGCGTGCCCACCGTGGTGCAGCACTCCAACCTGCCCACCAAGGAGCGCCTGGTGCCCCGGGAGGTGCCGCGGCGCGTCATCAACGCCATCAACATCAACCACGAGTTCGACCTGCTGGACGTGCGCTTCCACGAGCTGGGCGACGTGGTGGACGCCTTCGTGGTGTGCGAGTCCAACTTCACGGCCTACGGGGAGCCGCGGCCGCTCAAGTTCCGGGAGATGCTGACCAACGGCACGTTCGAGTACATCCGGCACAAGGTGCTGTACGTCTTCCTGGACCACTTCCCGCTGGGCGGGCGGCAGGACGGCTGGATCGCCGACGACTACCTGCGCACCTTCCTGACGCAGGACGGCGTGTCCCGGCTGCGCAACCTGCGGCCCGACGACGTCTTCATCATCGACGACGCCGACGAGATCCCCGCGCGCGACGGCGTGCTCTTCCTCAAGCTCTACGACGGCTGGACCGAGCCCTTCGCCTTCCACATGCGCAAGTCGCTGTACGGCTTCTTCTGGAAGCAGCCGGGCACCCTGGAGGTGGTGTCGGGCTGCACGGTGGACATGCTGCAGACGGTGTACGGGCTGGACGGCATCCGCCTGCGCCGCCGCCAGTACTACACCATGCCCAACTTCCGGCAGTACGAGAACCGCACCGGCCACATCCTGGTGCAGTGGTCGCTCGGCAGCCCCCTGCACTTCGCCGGCTGGCACTGCTCCTGGTGCTTCACGCCCGAGGGCATCTACTTCAAGCTCGTGTCCGCCCAGAACGGCGACTTCCCCCGCTGGGGAGACTATGAGGACAAGCGGGACCTCAACTACATCCGGGGTCTGATCCGCACCGGGGGCTGGTTTGACGGCACGCAGCAGGAGTACCCCCCCGCCGACCCCAGCGAGCACATGTACGCCCCTAAGTACCTGCTCAAGAACTACGACCAGTTCCGCTACCTGCTGGACAACCCCTACCAGAAGCCCAAGAGCGCGGAGGAGGCTGGGCAGCGCAACAAGGGTCCCGAGGGAAGGCCATCTGCTAGGGGCAAATTGGACACGGTCGAAGGCTAA